The following DNA comes from Salmo trutta chromosome 15, fSalTru1.1, whole genome shotgun sequence.
GTCTCGTTGATTGATTGCTGATATCTAGTTTCACAGAAAAGATGGTGTTGATAAAGAGCATTTGTCCGTGTTTGTAATGCATTCATAGACATAGTTCATACTGGTGGTCCTACCATCAACCACTTCACTCCATTAACCCTAAATTTGCTGCTCACATGGTGGTTtgtataaatgtatttgacttTAGGTTAGTTAAGGTTAAGAAGGTAAAAATTGTGTTTGGCTGTGTCAGGAGCACTAGTGGCAATGCTGCCTCACCTAGATCACACATTGCCCTATATAAGAATATATTGTAGCAAGCTTAACCCAACACTTAGCACCTTCTGATCTCTTGGTGTAATGGATAAAGTGTTGGCTTGCTAGTCGCTGGACCGGGGTTCAAGTCCCAGTTGGAGCTACGCCCAAATTTGTTACATCTGAATCAGTAGTGGGATAGTGACTGTGAAGCCATCAAAGATGTGTGTACACGTGAGAAACTTGCTGTAAAGAATGCTCTCCCAAGGAAGGAGATAATGTAGCAATCTTAATTCAACACCGAGCAACCTCATCTTGAGGTTTGGACATCTTGGCATAGCTGTTGACTTGACAGTTGATGGACCCAGGTTCAAAACCTGTTTGGGGCGACCgcctgaatttacaaaaaatatatttgtttgcCTACGGGCAGGGAGACCTGGTTTTTAGACATTGCTGTTTTTAGACATTGctgtttgcaacaaaaaaaacactacatTGGTGGAAGCAGTGGAATTGTGCTTTGGGAGGGGTGTGCACATTTCATGGGCAGGATCTGTACCCGGGCCTCCCATGGGAAAAACCAGTGTCTTGACCATTAGACCAAGATGTAATGCCCTCTTGAGCTGAGGGTGACACTGATTTTAAACTTGCAGGCAGGACTACCTCATTACCAGATCATGAGACACGCACATGGGATAGTGTAAAGGGAACTTTGCCTAGGAAGCCcatgccaggtcgcagttgtaaatgagaacttgttctcaacgagcctacttggttaaataaaggtgaaataaaaaaaagtgttagaAGGTGGAAGATAGAGAATTAGTCCAGTAACTTAATGGTCACTGGTTTGAGTCCTGAGTCAGGCAACAAAACGTGGGATTTGATCTGAACTGGCAGATCTGTGACCAAACCCTTCAGAAAAACAAATTCCCTTTGTTCCCCGTAATTTGGACTAATAAATTGTACtggcgccgaagaggatggctgccgttttattggctcttaaccaaccgtgctattttgtttgttttttcacgttgtttgaaacttattttgtacataatgttgctgctaccgtctcttatgaccgaaaagagcttctggacatcagaacagcgattacccaCCTTGAATTGGAtgaataatttttctttaatgagtcagacgagagggatttactccagacacctgaacaggccctcatccctgtcattcgTAGGAAAAAAAGACAGATTCGCagaaggagatcggggtgccaTGTGAGGATcaggcaaagagtggctaatctgcctttgccatccgtactgttagccaacgtacaatagctggaaaataaatgggacgaactaaaagcacgtatatcctaccaacgggaccttaaaaactgtaatatcttatgtttcacagagtcatggctgaacgacgtcattaataacatacagctggcgggttatacactatcgggaggatagaacagcagcctctggtaagacaaggggtggcggtctatgtatattgtaaataacagctggtgcacgatatctaaggaagtctcaaggttttgctcgcctgagctagagtatttcatgataagctgcagacatcactatctacctagaaagttttcatctatatttttcatagccaccaccacagaccgatgctggcactaagaccgcactcaatgagctgtataccatcataagcaaacaggaaaacgctcatccagcggcggcgctcctagtggccggggacattaatggagggaaacttaaatcagtttgacctaatttcaaccagcatgttaaatgtgcaaccagaggggggggAAGAACTAACTctagaccacctatactccacacacagagatgcgtacaaagctctccctcgccctccatttggcaaatctgaccataattctatcctcctgattcctgcttacaaaaatgttttaagcaggaagcatcagtgactcagtctataaaaaaaagtggtcagatgaagcagatgctaaactacaggactgttttgcttgcacagactggaatatgttcctgggattaatccgatggcattgaggagtacaccacatcaatcactggcttcatcaatatgtgcatcgatgacgtcgtccccacaatgaCTATACATACATACCcataccagaagccatggattacaggcaacatccgcacagagctaaagggtagagcttccgctttcaaggagcgggactaacccggaagcttataagaaatcccgctatgcccgccgacgaaccatcaaacaggcaaagtgtcaatacaggactaagattgaatcgtactacaccggctccgacgctcatcggatgtggcagggcttgccaactattacagactacaaagggaagcacagccgagagcagcccagtgacacgagcctaccagacgagctaaataacttctatgctcgcttcaaggcaagtaacactgaaacatgcatgagagcatcagctgttccggacgactgtgtgatcatgctctccgcagccgatgtaagacctttaaacaggtcaacattcataaggccgcagggccagatagattaccaggctgtgtactccgagcatgctctgaccaactggcaagtgtcttcactgacattttcaacctctccttgtcagagtctgtaataacaacatgttccaagcagaccagcatagtccctgtgcctaagaacactaaaataacctgcctaaatgacaaccgaccagtagcactcacatctgtagccatgaagtgctttgaaaggctggccatggctcacatcaccaccattatcccagaaaccctagaaccactccaatatgcataccgccccaacagatgatgcaatctctattgcactccacactgccctttcacacatggacaaaaggagcacctatgtgagaatgctattcattgactacatctcagcatttaacaccacagtgcccttaaagctcatcactaagctaaggaccctgggactaaacaccgcactctgcaactggatcctggaaatcctgacgggccgcccccaggtggtaagggtaggaaacaacatatccgccacactgatcctcaacacgggggcactTCTAggatgcatgctcagtcccctcctgtactccctgttcactcatgactggaCGGCCAGgcgcgactccaacaccatcattacatttgccgatgacaacagtggtaggcctgattcacCGACAAAAACGAGaaagcctataaggaggaggtcagagtcctgacaatgtggtgcaaggacaacaacctcttcctcaatgtgatcaaaacaaaggagatgattgtggactacaggacaaggaggactgagcacgcccccattcttatcgacggggctgtagtggagccggttcagagcttcaagttccttggtgtccacatcaccaaagtatcatggtccaaacacaccaagacagtcgtgaagggggcaagacaaagcctattcccccaaaagagattgaaaagatttctcatgggttctcagatcctcaaaaaaattctacagctgcaccatcgagagcaccctgactggttaaatcactgcctggtatggcatctgctcagactttgactgcaaggcactacagagggtagtgagtatgtcccagtacatcaccggggccaagcttcctgccatccaggacctctataccaggcgttgtcagaataaggccctaaaaattgtcaaagactcaagacaccctagtcatagaatgttctctctgctaccgcacggcaagcggtaccggagcgccaatcCTAGGTCCAAAATAcaaattttttacttaacacttatttttcttaaactgCTTTGTTGGATAAGGGCTCGGAAATAAGCATTTCAatataaggtctacacttgttgtattctgtgacaaataaaatcagaTTTAACATTACCTTTGCTAATGAAACAACTTTGTTGAAGTCTGGTTTGGTGGTAATCACTCCATATCCATCTGCTCTTATCGTGCACAACAAGCATTCCTTCTCCTTTTGGCCAAGTCTGAGGAATACAAGAATACAATGCCACTTTTCAATTCCTGAATTGGAATCTACTTCAAAGTTATTACATACAAAGCAGCGTAATAAGTGCATAGGCTACATAGTGGTTTTTCCCCTTGTGCTACTCACTTGCCCGGTGGTCCCAGGTCCCCCATGATGTGCATGGTCTGTACGGGTGTGTTGACCACGTGGCTGGTCTTCACAAAGTCCTCCGAGGGCTCCCAGGTAATCAGCCTGGACTTGGGGAAGGTGCTGTCACTGCAGACCAACAGAATaccacaaacacatttagcatacaAGGGTAATGTGAACATACTGGTACACTGTTTGTCTTCAAAGCAGCACATCACACATCAATGTTGCTTCAATTACATTCACTTTAATAATAATTCACTTTGGTGAGTAACAGGGACCTACACTGGCTGTCTGTCCTGTCGTCTGTGTCTGACATTGGCCATCCTATGTGCCAGGAAGGTAGGGTTGGACTTGACCTGCCTCACCATACTCTGGGAATCCTGTAATGATTATTTCAAAAACAGCTTTAAAACACTAACGTTTCTTTGGGACAGAAACGAGGTAAATTCTTTGTTTTGAATAATGAaattgtcacgtctgctcccgttCCCCCTCTCTGGAGCACGAGGTCGCCATGCTGCTCATcaatacacacacctgtcaccatcgttacgcgcaccagcgCTTCAACGGAATCACCTGGATCACatcattgattgcctcccctatatctgtcacttcctcagtttcattcCCTTGTCTACATTGATGTCGTtttgtttctcttgtccagactctgttcttttttagtttcatgtctatttattaataaatcctcaccctgtacttgcttcctgtcTCCTAGCATCTGTGGTTATGGAACCGTTACAGAAATTGAGATTCAGTAGAAACCCACCCCTTCCCAATTGGTGTAGCAGTCAGAATCGGTGTAGGTGAAAATCCTGCGGTTCCGTCTGCCCCTGGTCCGCTCCAGAGCCATGATCTCTGTGTGGTACTGTCTCTCCAGTGGAGTCTGGTATACTGACTCACTCTGGAACAAAACCActtcatattacacacacacagacacacacacacacacacacacacacacacacacacacacacacacacacacacaacttactaTGCAAAATCAAACTATCCTAAACAGTAAAGTCTTATTTGTTATAAGGACACTGGTAGAGGACCTACCTGACTGAACAGCTTCTCCTGCCAGCCTACCACcaactcctcctcatcatcatctccGGCTGAAAACAAAACCAAGATGTTCTGGTCCATATCTAGCCACCACGAAAATAACATCTACTCAACTAAGAAGCATCTAACATCTTTCTGTTTCAAAACATCTAACATCTTTCTGTTTCAAAACAGTGTTAATACCTGATTGAGCCTGTGAGTTGAGGGTGTCCAGCTCAATGCCTCCCCTCTCCTGTTGAGTCAAAACCTGCTGCTGAAGGTGTTGGGAGAGGGCTGCTGTGGAGGTGAATCTCTGAATATGGATCCtgtaacaccattgtaaatataaacaAGGTAAACAGgattctagctagctaaataacatGTTTTCATGGCAAACTCAGGGATCAGGTCAAGCAATATACTGGGTGTTTATCATCATCTGCTTtgaga
Coding sequences within:
- the LOC115148726 gene encoding Meckel syndrome type 1 protein-like isoform X3 codes for the protein MADGCSTDTGEATYCSRDAVKNLTIKIHIQRFTSTAALSQHLQQQVLTQQERGGIELDTLNSQAQSAGDDDEEELVVGWQEKLFSQDSQSMVRQVKSNPTFLAHRMANVRHRRQDRQPVDSTFPKSRLITWEPSEDFVKTSHVVNTPVQTMHIMGDLGPPGKLGQKEKECLLCTIRADGYGVITTKPDFNKVVSLAKISAINQRD
- the LOC115148726 gene encoding Meckel syndrome type 1 protein-like isoform X1 → MADGCSTDTGEATYCSRDAVKNLTIKIHIQRFTSTAALSQHLQQQVLTQQERGGIELDTLNSQAQSAGDDDEEELVVGWQEKLFSQSESVYQTPLERQYHTEIMALERTRGRRNRRIFTYTDSDCYTNWEGDSQSMVRQVKSNPTFLAHRMANVRHRRQDRQPVDSTFPKSRLITWEPSEDFVKTSHVVNTPVQTMHIMGDLGPPGKLGQKEKECLLCTIRADGYGVITTKPDFNKVVSLAKISAINQRD
- the LOC115148726 gene encoding Meckel syndrome type 1 protein-like isoform X2 encodes the protein MADGCSTDTGEATYCSRDAVKNLTIKIHIQRFTSTAALSQHLQQQVLTQQERGGIELDTLNSQAQSAGDDDEEELVVGWQEKLFSQSESVYQTPLERQYHTEIMALERTRGRRNRRIFTYTDSDCYTNWEGDSQSMVRQVKSNPTFLAHRMANVRHRRQDRQPVDSTFPKSRLITWEPSEDFVKTSHVVNTPVQTMHIMGDLGPPGKLGQKEKECLLCTIRADGYGVITTKPDFNKVVSLAKESLGKN